Proteins from a single region of Lampris incognitus isolate fLamInc1 chromosome 16, fLamInc1.hap2, whole genome shotgun sequence:
- the atxn3 gene encoding ataxin-3 isoform X2, translating to MFDRKFNMESIFHEKQEGSLCAQHCLNNLLQGEYFTAVDLSSIAHQLDEEERMRMAEGGMASEEYRTFLQQPSGNMDDSGFFSIQVISNALGVWGLELILFNSREYQSLMINPINEKAFICNYKEHWFTIRKLGQQWFNLNSLLTGPELISDTYLALFLAQLQQEGYSIFVIRGNLPECEAEQILGIMRVQQQQRPRLIGEDEVQSSSGQGRSAAMDHHPETGLGLEDEVVDEDEEELKRALALSRQDMEVEDEEADLRRAIQLSMQGHGYPKELNRVQLDLVYIREDVSPLIEEASSVRAFLTRPS from the exons ATGTTTGACAGAAAATTCAACATGGAGTCGATATTTCACGAGAAA CAAGAGGGTTCCCTTTGCGCCCAGCATTGTCTCAACAACCTATTGCAGGGTGAGTATTTTACAGCTGTGGATCTGTCCTCAATTGCTCATCAGCTGGATGAAGAGGAGCGGATGAGAATGGCTGAAGGTGGTATGGCCAGTGAGGAgtacaggaccttcttgcaa CAACCATCTGGAAACATGGATGACAGTGGTTTCTTTTCGATTCAA GTTATTAGTAATGCTCTGGGAGTATGGGGCTTGGAGCTGATCCTTTTCAACAGCCGAGAATATCAAAGCCTAATGATAAATCCAAT AAATGAGAAAGCCTTTATTTGCAACTACAAGGAGCACTGGTTTACAATACGTAAACTTGGGCAGCAG TGGTTTAATCTGAACTCACTGTTGACTGGACCAGAGTTAATATCAGACACCTATCTAGCCCTCTTCCTTGCACAATTACAACAGGAAG GTTATTCCATATTTGTGATCCGAGGAAATCTCCCTGAGTGTGAAGCTGAACAGATACTTGGCATCATGAGAgttcagcagcagcagcggcctaGGCTTATTGGAGAGGACGAAGTCCAATCAAGTAGTGGCCAAGG AAGATCGGCAGCAATGGACCATCATCCAGAGACAGGCTTGGGTCTGGAGGATGAAGTTgtggatgaagatgaagaggagttAAAGAGGGCACTGGCATTGAGCAGACAGGACATGGAGGTGGAAGATGAAGAGGCCGACCTTCGTAGGGCCATACAGCTAAGCATGCAGG gtcatggttatccaaaggaattgaatcgagtgcaactggacttggtatatatccgtgaagacgtttcgcctctcatcgaagaggcttcatcagttcgtgcctttctgactagaccaagctag
- the atxn3 gene encoding ataxin-3 isoform X1: protein MFDRKFNMESIFHEKQEGSLCAQHCLNNLLQGEYFTAVDLSSIAHQLDEEERMRMAEGGMASEEYRTFLQQPSGNMDDSGFFSIQVISNALGVWGLELILFNSREYQSLMINPINEKAFICNYKEHWFTIRKLGQQWFNLNSLLTGPELISDTYLALFLAQLQQEGYSIFVIRGNLPECEAEQILGIMRVQQQQRPRLIGEDEVQSSSGQGRSAAMDHHPETGLGLEDEVVDEDEEELKRALALSRQDMEVEDEEADLRRAIQLSMQGAVMSNKSSELKVANVKSISQGAGSSAAGGPGGAQTETLTAEELRRRRQAYFDRQSQQQQQVQPTIPQQIDTKSLGGSGPKDSSSEEGSQNKPSQ, encoded by the exons ATGTTTGACAGAAAATTCAACATGGAGTCGATATTTCACGAGAAA CAAGAGGGTTCCCTTTGCGCCCAGCATTGTCTCAACAACCTATTGCAGGGTGAGTATTTTACAGCTGTGGATCTGTCCTCAATTGCTCATCAGCTGGATGAAGAGGAGCGGATGAGAATGGCTGAAGGTGGTATGGCCAGTGAGGAgtacaggaccttcttgcaa CAACCATCTGGAAACATGGATGACAGTGGTTTCTTTTCGATTCAA GTTATTAGTAATGCTCTGGGAGTATGGGGCTTGGAGCTGATCCTTTTCAACAGCCGAGAATATCAAAGCCTAATGATAAATCCAAT AAATGAGAAAGCCTTTATTTGCAACTACAAGGAGCACTGGTTTACAATACGTAAACTTGGGCAGCAG TGGTTTAATCTGAACTCACTGTTGACTGGACCAGAGTTAATATCAGACACCTATCTAGCCCTCTTCCTTGCACAATTACAACAGGAAG GTTATTCCATATTTGTGATCCGAGGAAATCTCCCTGAGTGTGAAGCTGAACAGATACTTGGCATCATGAGAgttcagcagcagcagcggcctaGGCTTATTGGAGAGGACGAAGTCCAATCAAGTAGTGGCCAAGG AAGATCGGCAGCAATGGACCATCATCCAGAGACAGGCTTGGGTCTGGAGGATGAAGTTgtggatgaagatgaagaggagttAAAGAGGGCACTGGCATTGAGCAGACAGGACATGGAGGTGGAAGATGAAGAGGCCGACCTTCGTAGGGCCATACAGCTAAGCATGCAGG GAGCAGTGATGAGCAACAAGTCTTCAGAGTTAAAAGTGGCAAATGTAAAGAGTATCAGCCAGGGAGCAGGGAGTTCTGCAGCAGGAGGACCAGGAGGCGCTCAGACTGAGACACTCACAGCAGAGGAACTGAGAAGGAGGCGACAAGCCTACTTTGATCG gcaatcccagcaacaacaacaagttCAGCCCACCATTCCTCAACAAATTGACACCAAATCTTTAGGTGGCTCAG GACCAAAGGATAGTAGTTCTGAAGAAGGCTCACAAAACAAGCCCAGCCAGTGA
- the serpina10b gene encoding protein Z-dependent protease inhibitor isoform X1, with product MSNYSFGSQEETMVMKKVKMGFLFFLICMCLLVPVHPTQRLSPTITDLAFKNVDFAMNLYRKISSYHDKNIFFSPLSISTTFATLSMASDGETQKEILKGLNLHQLEQVEEPELIPRLFQQLCGNITRNGSLRLDQGTALFVSQQFEIEKIFDEQIKRFFNADVRTVDFMDPKSSSGIINEYIEQKTGSKVAEIITNLDSQTQLLLINIIFFQGEWQMPFNPNHTENRPFHIDNYNIVQVPMMFKDDEFYTTEDVPLGAKVLKLPYKQGIAMLILLPNKGMDYSLVDDKITAKRFLSWVKQLREMQLEVHMPKFKLEQSYLLHDILPDLGVSGVFHDSANLTKLSRNRGLKVSEVLHKAVIEVDEKGTTAAAATTAGIIAYSLPRPFIINRPFFFFIYHEETNTLLFMGRVIDPTKI from the exons ATGTCAAATTACAG CTTTGGCTCACAGGAAGAAACGATGGTGATGAAGAAAGTGAAGATGGGATTCCTTTTCTTCCTAATTTGTATGTGCCTGCTGGTCCCTGTCCACCCAACACAACGGCTTAGTCCCACCATCACGGATCTTGCCTTCAAAAATGTGGACTTTGCCATGAACCTCTACAGAAAAATATCCAGTTACCACGACAAGAACATCTTTTTCTCACCCTTAAGCATCTCGACCACGTTTGCTACTCTGTCCATGGCTTCAGATGGTGAGACCCAGAAAGAAATCCTGAAGGGACTCAACCTGCACCAgttggagcaggttgaggagccaGAGCTGATTCCGAGGCTTTTTCAACAGCTTTGTGGGAACATCACACGGAATGGTTCACTGAGACTGGACCAAGGCACGGCCCTATTTGTATCGCAGCAGTTTGAGATAGAAAAAATATTTGATGAGCAGATCAAAAGGTTTTTCAATGCTGATGTCAGGACTGTAGACTTCATGGACCCAAAATCCAGTAGTGGCATCATTAACGAGTACATCGAACAAAAGACTGGAAGTAAAGTGGCAGAGATAATAACGAACTTGGATTCACAGACCCAGCTGTTGTTGATCAACATCATTTTCTTTCAGG GAGAGTGGCAGATGCCTTTTAACCCCAATCACACAGAAAATAGACCTTTCCACATTGACAACTATAACATTGTCCAGGTGCCGATGATGTTCAAAGATGATGAGTTTTACACAACGGAAGATGTTCCACTTGGTGCCAAAGTGCTGAAGTTACCATACAAGCAGGGTATTGCCATGTTAATCCTGCTACCGAACAAAGGCATGGACTACAGTTTAGTTGATGATAAGATCACTGCAAAGAGATTCCTCTCTTGGGTCAAACAGCTGCGTGAAATGCAA CTAGAGGTCCATATGCCCAAATTCAAGCTGGAGCAATCCTATTTGCTGCACGACATTCTGCCAGATTTAGGTGTCAGTGGTGTCTTCCATGACTCAGCCAATCTTACAAAGCTGAGTAGGAACAGAGGCCTGAAAGTGTCAGAG GTGCTGCACAAGGCTGTGATTGAGGTGGATGAGAAAGGGACCACTGCAGCAGCTGCCACAACAGCTGGCATCATTGCATATTCCTTACCCAGGCCCTTCATCATCAATAGAccgttcttcttcttcatctaccATGAGGAGACAAACACTTTGTTGTTCATGGGAAGGGTTATAGACCCCACCAAAATATAG
- the serpina10b gene encoding protein Z-dependent protease inhibitor isoform X2 translates to MVMKKVKMGFLFFLICMCLLVPVHPTQRLSPTITDLAFKNVDFAMNLYRKISSYHDKNIFFSPLSISTTFATLSMASDGETQKEILKGLNLHQLEQVEEPELIPRLFQQLCGNITRNGSLRLDQGTALFVSQQFEIEKIFDEQIKRFFNADVRTVDFMDPKSSSGIINEYIEQKTGSKVAEIITNLDSQTQLLLINIIFFQGEWQMPFNPNHTENRPFHIDNYNIVQVPMMFKDDEFYTTEDVPLGAKVLKLPYKQGIAMLILLPNKGMDYSLVDDKITAKRFLSWVKQLREMQLEVHMPKFKLEQSYLLHDILPDLGVSGVFHDSANLTKLSRNRGLKVSEVLHKAVIEVDEKGTTAAAATTAGIIAYSLPRPFIINRPFFFFIYHEETNTLLFMGRVIDPTKI, encoded by the exons ATGGTGATGAAGAAAGTGAAGATGGGATTCCTTTTCTTCCTAATTTGTATGTGCCTGCTGGTCCCTGTCCACCCAACACAACGGCTTAGTCCCACCATCACGGATCTTGCCTTCAAAAATGTGGACTTTGCCATGAACCTCTACAGAAAAATATCCAGTTACCACGACAAGAACATCTTTTTCTCACCCTTAAGCATCTCGACCACGTTTGCTACTCTGTCCATGGCTTCAGATGGTGAGACCCAGAAAGAAATCCTGAAGGGACTCAACCTGCACCAgttggagcaggttgaggagccaGAGCTGATTCCGAGGCTTTTTCAACAGCTTTGTGGGAACATCACACGGAATGGTTCACTGAGACTGGACCAAGGCACGGCCCTATTTGTATCGCAGCAGTTTGAGATAGAAAAAATATTTGATGAGCAGATCAAAAGGTTTTTCAATGCTGATGTCAGGACTGTAGACTTCATGGACCCAAAATCCAGTAGTGGCATCATTAACGAGTACATCGAACAAAAGACTGGAAGTAAAGTGGCAGAGATAATAACGAACTTGGATTCACAGACCCAGCTGTTGTTGATCAACATCATTTTCTTTCAGG GAGAGTGGCAGATGCCTTTTAACCCCAATCACACAGAAAATAGACCTTTCCACATTGACAACTATAACATTGTCCAGGTGCCGATGATGTTCAAAGATGATGAGTTTTACACAACGGAAGATGTTCCACTTGGTGCCAAAGTGCTGAAGTTACCATACAAGCAGGGTATTGCCATGTTAATCCTGCTACCGAACAAAGGCATGGACTACAGTTTAGTTGATGATAAGATCACTGCAAAGAGATTCCTCTCTTGGGTCAAACAGCTGCGTGAAATGCAA CTAGAGGTCCATATGCCCAAATTCAAGCTGGAGCAATCCTATTTGCTGCACGACATTCTGCCAGATTTAGGTGTCAGTGGTGTCTTCCATGACTCAGCCAATCTTACAAAGCTGAGTAGGAACAGAGGCCTGAAAGTGTCAGAG GTGCTGCACAAGGCTGTGATTGAGGTGGATGAGAAAGGGACCACTGCAGCAGCTGCCACAACAGCTGGCATCATTGCATATTCCTTACCCAGGCCCTTCATCATCAATAGAccgttcttcttcttcatctaccATGAGGAGACAAACACTTTGTTGTTCATGGGAAGGGTTATAGACCCCACCAAAATATAG
- the ddx24 gene encoding ATP-dependent RNA helicase DDX24 — protein MKMKKTNSKNKRPASRLRKTVKRGIQVRGSWKAVALDPSMFSEEGVGDMGGLVCFEELTDYRLVDPVKTAVKAAEELEKKKKKKAKKRKTSEEQGGDEPVDQCGAVENTPETSNKPVKKKKKSEVKISKQVSSSTDGEDKGEEVVEEDYRGKEVIPELKDTAPSSEMDAESQSNVTKNEEKRKNRHKKGQTAETGPGAQPEDESQINLKVQAEKQPCQDKKANLPKKKPKNWTNAALSGSDDKNTDVSAWKGLFVPASVLEALSSLGFGSPTPIQALVLPPAIRDHLDIVGAAETGSGKTLSFGIPMIHSILEWKKGSEGQDDADDQDKAHTKVESLYLPNPSESAVDNDGEQVQCTESNADLMTAQDGEHKVPAEGEGEGITEHDIVDEDIVIEEENQHERIGCVKVIENVDFDFNTSVEAVQRTTDSQNQPLLGLVLTPTRELAVQVKHHIDAVAKFTDIKTALVVGGMALQKQTRMLKRRPEVIIATPGRLWELIKERHPHLLNLRYLRCLVIDEADRMVERGHFAELECLLEMLNTVHFNPKRQTFVFSATLTMAHSLPMRLLQKKKKNLDQRSKLEMLMEKVGIKSKPKIIDLTRKEATVATLTETRIHCEKEEKDFFLYYFLLQYPGRTMVFANSIECIKRLNALLVILDWTPLPLHANMHQKQRLKNLERFAEREKCVLLTTDVAARGLDIPDVQHVIHYQVPRTSETYVHRSGRTARATKEGLSLLLIGPDDMVNFKKIYRALGKDEDLAMFPIQNKCMAAIKERVNLARKIEKIEFHHSREQQHDSWFKQAAEALEMDLDDDVLFGKQKNEEDHRQQQKLVKGMKKHLKHLLSQPVFKNVIKTKYPTQMGTLSLPQIPLAGFETALTSVSTQKKKQKKAQQQQ, from the exons ATGAAGATGAAAAAGACAAATAGTAAAAACAAGCGACCTGCCTCACGGCTGCGTAAGACGGTCAAACGGGGGATACAAGTAAGAGGCAGTTGGAAAGCTGTGGCGCTGGACCCCAGTATGTTCTCTGAGGAGGGTGTGGGGGACATGGGGGGTCTGGTGTGCTTTGAGGAGCTGACAGATTATCGCTTGGTAGACCCTGTCAAGACTGCAGTTAAAGCAGCAGAAGAActcgaaaagaagaagaagaagaaagccaagaAAAGAAAAACTAGTGAAGAGCAGGGTGGAGATGAACCTGTTGACCAATGCGGAGCGGTCGAAAACACGCCCGAAACATCGAATAAACCagtaaagaagaaaaagaaatctGAAGTGAAGATATCCAAACAGGTTAGCAGTTCAACTGATGGCGAAGACAAGGGAGAGGAGGTAGTTGAAGAGGATTATCGAGGCAAGGAGGTGATCCCTGAGTTGAAAGACACGGCACCTTCTTCTGAAATGGACGCTGAGTCACAATCAAATGTAACCAAGaatgaggaaaagaggaaaaacaGGCATAAGAAGGGACAAACAGCTGAAACGGGCCCTGGGGCACAGCCAGAAGATGAGTCTCAAATTAATCTGAAGGTTCAAGCCGAAAAGCAACCATGTCAAGACAAAAAAGCAAATCTCCCTAAAAAGAAGCCGAAGAACTGGACAAATGCTGCCCTTTCTGGCTCTGATGACAAAAATACTGACGTGAGTGCATGGAAGGGCCTGTTTGTTCCGGCTTCAGTGCTGGAGGCACTGAGCAGCCTTGGGTTTGGTTCACCCACTCCTATACAAGCTCTGGTATTGCCCCCAGCTATCAGAGATCATTTGGACATAGTGGGGGCAGCTGAGACAG GAAGCGGAAAAACGCTGTCCTTTGGTATTCCAATGATCCATTCCATCCTGGAGTGGAAGAAGGGTTCTGAAGGACAGGATGATGCAGATGACCAGGATAAGGCACACACAAAGGTGGAGAGCCTATATTTGCCAAATCCGAGCGAGTCAGCAGTGGATAATGATGGAGAACAAGTTCAATGCACTGAATCAAATGCTGATTTAATGACAGCACAGGATGGAGAGCACAAAGTGCCTGCGGAGGGAGAGGGTGAAGGCATCACAGAACACGATATAGTTGATGAAGACATTGTCATTGAAGAAGAAAATCAGCATGAAAGGATTGGTTGTGTCAAAGTAATTGAGAATGTGGACTTTGACTTCAACACTTCTGTGGAAGCAGTACAAAGAACTACTGACAGTCAAAATCAGCCTCTACTTGGACTGGTTCTCACCCCAACCAGAGAGCTGGCTGTTCAGGTCAAGCACCATATTGATGCTGTGGCAAAATTCACCG ATATAAAAACGGCTCTAGTTGTGGGTGGAATGGCACTGCAGAAACAAACAAGAATGCTGAAGCGCAGGCCAGAAGTTATCATAGCCACTCCTGGTCGTCTGTGGGAGTTGATCAAGGAGAGGCATCCCCATCTTCTGAACCTCAGATATCTCAG GTGCCTTGTAATTGACGAAGCAGACCGCATGGTAGAAAGGGGCCACTTTGCAGAGCTGGAGTGTCTCCTAGAGATGCTTAACACTGTTCACTTCAACCCCAAGAGGCAGACATTTGTGTTTTCTGCCACCCTGACCATGGCCCACAGCCTGCCCATGCGCCTCTtgcagaagaaaaagaagaatctTGATCAAAGAAGTAAGCTGGAAATGCTCATGGAGAAAGTGGGGATTAAGTCCAAGCCCAAAATCATTGATCTGACTAGGAAGGAGGCTACAGTGGCGACCCTTACAGAGACACGGATACATTGCGAAAAGGAGGAGAAGGACTTCTTCCTCTATTACTTCCTGCTCCAATACCCCGGGCGAACCATGGTGTTTGCCAACAGCATTGAGTGTATCAAGAGGCTCAATGCTCTACTGGTCATCTTGGACTGGACTCCGCTGCCTCTTCATGCCAACATGCACCAGAAACAGCGCCTCAAAAACCTGGAGAGATTTGCTGAGAGGGAAAA ATGTGTTCTCCTGACCACTGATGTGGCAGCAAGGGGACTGGATATCCCTGATGTTCAGCATGTTATTCATTACCAG GTTCCCAGGACATCTGAGACGTACGTCCATCGTAGTGGCCGAACAGCGAGAGCCACCAAGGAGGGTCTCAGTTTACTCCTAATAGGCCCTGATGACATGGTGAACTTCAAGAAAATTTACAGAGCTCTTGGGAAAGATGAGGATCTCGCCATGTTCCCCATACAGAACAAATGCATGGCGGCCATCAAG GAGCGGGTCAACTTGGCCAGGAAGATAGAGAAGATTGAGTTCCACCATAGCAGGGAGCAACAGCATGACTCCTGGTTCAAACAAGCAGCGGAGGCCCTAGAAATGGACCtggatgatgatgttttgttCG GTAAACAAAAGAATGAGGAAGACCACAGACAACAGCAGAAATTGGTGAAAGGGATGAAGAAGCATTTGAAGCATTTGCTCTCCCAGCCTGTATTCAAGAATGTGATAAAAACAAAGTACCCCACCCAAATGGGAACGCTCTCCCTGCCCCAGATTCCCCTTGCAGGATTTGAAACTGCCCTAACCAGTGTCTcaacacagaagaagaaacaaaAGAAAGCACAGCAGCAACAATGA
- the LOC130126227 gene encoding ubiquitin thioesterase OTUB2-like produces the protein MTEPPRLVSPKEDISSLFPDQTPAAKHKDLSGQFSSVRKISGDGNCFYRALCLAHVESILVNTRALHRFKERIMETERELSSAGFDESSFKDHLNTLTNVVEQCQAEDQEEMLLRLFNDKTISDSVVQYFRLLTSAYLQNHEDQFCNFVEAPNLKTYCKQEVETMGMECDHVDILALSQALDIGIHIVSMEGQEQQLVHYIIPEGTEPSLHLLYQTSHYNVLYPQPNH, from the exons ATG ACGGAGCCACCAAGGCTTGTGTCACCCAAAGAGGACATTTCTTCGCTGTTCCCTGATCAAACGCCGGCTGCCAAACACAAA GATCTGAGTGGTCAGTTTTCCTCGGTGAGAAAAATTAGTGGAGATGGAAACTGCTTCTACAGAGCGCTGTGCCTTGCCCACGTGGAATCTATCCTGGTAAATACCAGGGCTTTGCACAG GTTCAAGGAGAGAATAATGGAGACCGAGAGAGAATTATCCTCCGCAGGATTTGATGAGAGCTCTTTCAAAGACCACTTGAATACA TTGACCAATGTTGTGGAGCAGTGCCAGGCAGAGGATCAGGAAGAGATGCTGCTCAGGCTCTTCAATGATAAAACTATCTCTGATAGTGTGGTGCAATATTTTAGGCTGCTCACTTCAGCCTACCTGCAAAACCATGAGGACCAATTCTGCAACTTTGTGGAAGCACCCAATCTGAAGACCTACTGTAAACAA gaagtggagaccatggGAATGGAGTGTGATCATGTGGACATCCTGGCTCTGTCGCAGGCTTTGGATATCGGCATCCACATAGTTTCTATGGAAGGTCAAGAACAGCAGCTGGTTCACTACATCATTCCAGAGGGTACTGAACCATCCCTACACCTTCTCTACCAAACATCCCACTATAACGTTCTCTACCCGCAACCAAACCACTGA
- the si:ch1073-416d2.4 gene encoding coiled-coil domain-containing protein 42 homolog — MANNSPNFLDEADPRLKLKVGCGTRNIFVTQLGESREEKNVNHIPVVTETASRILETGVNTLQQTLVLKRQVELDDIHMQLLMKQEEFKGHMNALAQRRAELELKQQETKNKVKKFEKFMEDNELKRHRALKKCQVAREQNLLKKREIEDLTEQLEKLQLRQQSLKKRVSKYKIFEYYLMNILDYLPENYLEYGSDSLVMPIIRRHETLSITHQDLMLRIGQLVEELERGQRQLEILKQEHTTNKLTTNKELSELQSQWDRLKEQNNQTEVNLLMDQGQSRDKVEEFASLFIAMRNLGEQCYLHTYGPLNDMDMLTMMDMVKEYILEKTDTGKKATRLMECGSAMTAGTDLADKSVRVSVKTINSKTQLKSSSKVSGKSGISS, encoded by the exons ATGGCGAATAATTCCCCTAATTTCTTAGACGAAGCGGACCCTCGGTTGAAGCTGAAAGTGGGATGTGGAACGCGAAACATTTTCGTGACTCAGTTGGGAGAGAGCAG GGAAGAGAAAAATGTCAATCACATACCTGTTGTAACAGAG ACAGCCAGCAGGATCCTAGAGACAGGAGTGAACACTTTGCAGCAGACCCTTGTCCTGAAGAGGCAGGTTGAGTTGGACGACATCCACATGCAACTACTGATGAAACAGGAGGAGTTTAAAGGCCACATGAATGCTTTAGCCCAGAGAAGGGCTGAACTGGAACTAAAACAACAAGAG ACCAAAAATAAAGTAAAGAAGTTTGAAAAGTTTATGGAAGATAATGAGCTTAAGCGACATAGAGCTCTGAAGAAGTGCCAGGTTGCAAGGGAGCAGAACCTTCTGAAGAAGAGGGAGATAGAGGACCTGACAGAGCAGTTGGAGAAACTTCAACTCAG ACAACAAAGTTTAAAGAAGAGAGTGTCAAAATACAAAATCTTTGAGTACTACTTGATGAACATACTGGATTATCTACCTGAGA ATTACCTTGAGTATGGGTCAGATTCTTTGGTTATGCCCATCATTCGGCGCCATGAGACGCTTTCCATCACCCACCAGGATCTGATGCTGCGCATAGGGCAGCTGGTGGAGGAGTTGGAGCGGGGCCAGCGGCAGCTGGAGATTCTGAAGCAGGAGCACACCACCAACAAGCTG ACGACCAACAAGGAACTGTCTGAACTTCAGAGTCAATGGGACAGACTCAAAGAGCAGAACAATCAGACAGAGGTGAACCTGCTGATGGATCAAGGCCAGTCCAGAGACAAG GTTGAGGAATTTGCAAGCTTATTTATTGCCATGAGGAACCTTGGAGAGCAGTGCTATTTACATACCTATGGACCTCTGAATGACATGGACATGTTAACAATGATGGACATGGTAAAG GAGTATATTCTGGAGAAGACAGACACAGGAAAGAAAGCCACAAGGTTGATGGAGTGTGGGTCTGCAATGACAGCTGGCACAGATTTAGCAGACAAAAGTGTGAGGGTATCAGTGAAAACCATCAATAGTAAAACCCAATTAAAAAGTTCAAGTAAAGTCAGTGGGAAGAGTGGTATATCAAGTTGA